The genomic DNA TCTTGTCCCCTCTTCTGCAACCAAAGCCGCAAGATCCACAGTAATGGCGGCTGGAGGAATTTCGCGGCACTTTTTCGATATCAAAGCCGAGATTTTTACACCCTTTACAAAGAACTAGATTTTGAAACCCTTCTTCTTCACAGTCTTCTGTCACACCGATTCTCTCACAAACGATATCCATGGCGGAAACATATTCGTTGCTCCCAAAAACTGGGATTTTACACTCATCGGTCCATTCTTTAAGAACTGATTCCGGCGTTTTTATACAAGCTGACCAGTTAACAGCTGAGCCACCGCCTACGGTGGAGCCGGCGAGAATCGCGAATTGTCCATCGATACTCGGTAGGCTACCTCCTAATTCGTATAGTTTCTCCATTGAAGGACCTTCGAAAGGGGAATAATCTGCCGGGCCGAAATAGCTTCCTTTTTCTAAAACGACCACTTTCAGACCCGAACTAGCCAGCGTCGCCGCCGCGACCCCGCCACCGCACCCAGAACCGACTATTACTGCGTCGCATTTGATTTTGATGGCGTTTTTGTGGGGATCTTGTGTAACTTGAAGGCCTTTCTCTGTTAGTAATTTGTGAAGATCAATGGAGTCTATTACATGCATTGTTTCAACAATTCCTTGTTGAAGAGGTCTTTCATTTGGAACATTTTCAACTTTGTCTATGTTATACCCAATAGCTTCCCATGCTGGGTTTTCACCATTTTCATCCACCTGAGGATCAAATTGTTACCTTTAGAACTTGATTTCACAATCTCCAATATGAGTGTCAGTTCGTATATTaaaaaacaaagtcagaaatataattttatttttatatatatttattattttaatattttaaaaagattaatctaaaattctttatttttaagacgtcaaaatttattttttccattaaattaacttataatttaaaaacttCATCTAATCATTGAAGCTCGAAAAACTGACTCGAAATTGAGAGAGTTCAGAAAATGTTATGCTCAAAATAAATTAATTCCAATATTTAAGTCTCAACCTAACCCCACATTattcatttatattttataatatattactGCTTTTCTCTTATATATATTaggtaatttatgttatataaaataataaataattatataaatatatttccagctatatttttaaattacccTCAACTACCctcagctatatatatatatattaataatttaatatatacttaataataaaatatattttatgtaattaaataataagatgctaaattttaattagattgtcctcgtaaaataaaaataataaaatacgcTACGTTATATACGAGCAGCCTAATCAACGGCACACCAATTGCATAAGGGTCTTAGCCttccaaaaaataataaaatcatattttaatccctttaaaaatataaaattataaaataaataaatggtaaatttgtaTCTTTAACCCTTGATTGAAAATATTATTAGTGCCTGGGAATAGAATTTTTAAATCAAAAAAGTACTAACCCGTGAGAAGATGATGAAAAGAATGGCGACTTTGAAGTAGAGGAAAGCGACCCTAAAGGGAGTGAAGAAACGATGCTTAAACCAGGCTTGTAAAACTTGTTCCCTTTTGGCTAATGGCATGCTCGTGAAGCCATTAATGTACGGCCATTCCTTACCCCAACAATGGCTTCCACAAAGCAACAAAGTTCCCACTTTTGTTGATAACAACAACAACACAACTCTCACTACCACCACACATTCAATGAATAATCTTTTCCACAACATCTCTGCTGCCTGTAAAATTAAACCAATAAATCTTGAAATTTattctcatttttttctttttttatgtaagcaatgaaatgaaaaagaaaaagaaacttttaggggtaaaatcataaaaattataaatttccaGGAATTAAAGTAAAAATTTTTAGACTTAAGTACCTTCGTTTTCCcactttaatatttaaattttcattctCGTTTCAGTTTactccaaaagaaaaaaaaatcaaataataacgTGGCACATGATAATGATAATTTTTTAGGTAAATTAGGATGAAATTAATAGTTTTAGGTGTCAAAATGAGAAAAAGAAAGTTCAGGTGtcaaattgaaacaaaaaaaagttCAAGGGCCAAATCATGGTATAAAGCAAAAATTTTAGTTTCCCCAAAAGAAGAAAAATGTTTTCAATAAGAAAGTGACACACGATGTTGGTAATTTTGGGAGTAAAATGagacaaaattaataatttaaataataaaatgagacAAAAAAATTTAGACACCAAAGTGAAAAAAACCATGATATAAGACCAAAATTTTAGCttacccaaaagaaaaaagaaagagttTTCAATAAGAACATTATACACAATGAAAATTTTATTCCGAGGACTTAAAGTGAATTATGATTTGTTTTTAAAAGGGATCATAATACAATTTCACCGTATGAATAAGGAACAAAGAAAGATGGAAATGTCTTGATGAATAATTGTACTTATAAGCTAGTTATGGTATTTTATACttgaaatgattaaataaaatattaaattgaaaacataattttttattaaaaatatcatttttaattcAGGTTTTAGACTCTAAAATTTAGTATAATTCAATCTCGCTATTCCTAACAAGGTGGAGCCAAAACAATTTTTAAGacgtaattaaattatatattttgtaagagttaaaatgtaaatttattattttaatagtttatatctttttattttaaaggattaattcaaaatttttattattttggaacGTTAAAGTGCAATTTTCCATACACAAACTTAGAacttcataaattttaaaagtaaaaaaaaaaaatctcattttAAGGGATACCAAAACCCTTACCTACCCATTTGACACCGACCTACTATTCCATTAAAATGccaacataaattaaaaaaaaaattccttccTACACTTATATGTTAGCATTATACATTGAAAAtaagtatattttaaaaaatatttacgtAAGCATTTTAAACCAACTTTTTTTAGAATCGGTCTTATCTGTTTATGaagtttaattgaataaattactaataaaatagaaaaatatatatttagagAGACAAAAGAAAAACCAGTTCAACTACCGATTCAACAAATCCAATCCCTTATTCTATACCCATACCTCAATCAATTTTCAGTTCAACCAACTAATTCAATCCATTTCTGAAAACAGTGTTTTAAACCAAGATTTTCCGAACTGAACCGGTGATCAGACCGATCAGGTCACCGATTCATCGGTCTAGTCAATccgattaatttatttaattcgactaaataaatcattaaaagttcatagaaaataaaaaatattaaaaatccaATTCAACTGCCTGATTCTCAATTCATCCAATATAATCGATTTGGTTCAAACAACCTTGTTTTAAACAAAATATAACTAAGGCATTAACTATTTGTACGATTGACATTACAAAAGTAGAGAGagaaattaaatctcaaattcaaGCATAGTTACAAGGACCACAACCAGAATTTAATCAAAAAAGCTTATCTTTTTTACCTCGTCCGGGAATGGGGATTGAGAAGCAGAAGTTTCCATGAAAGATCGAACAGCTTTGCTTATTGTCTGGTTTTCTCGTCTTTCAAAACAACAAGAAGAAGGTGGCAAAGAAGGGAACAAAGCTTCAGCTATGGCGGCCAGTGTGTTTACTTCAGCTGAAGAAAACCCATGATCATATTTCTTTCCTTCTATTTCCTCTATTTTCCCTCCTTTCATAAATCCCTTCCCTAATTTTCCTCCCATTTCTCTCCCAATTTTCTACTTTTGATAACACTAGATGATTTTTGCCTTCTCTTTGCAATCATTTATAAAATAGTGGAAAGTGGGAAATTTGGAGGATAGTCATTGGGATGTTTTAattccattaaaaaaaaaaataagttcAACCGTTTGAAAATGAAAGTTCCACtgtaattgtaaattaaccaaaaaaaaaaaaagcatgatttaaaattttgggtttaattcaattaattcatataattattaagtaaattatacttaatattattaaactattaataagtttacattttagttacttaatttcaaaaagttataaaaatagttactagactatttgaaagttttcatttaagttattgaaCTATTAAAATTGATGTTGTATTTCCTTTTTTGTTTGCATTATTTGAACCAATCGAAAACTTTTATTCTCCTTCTCTATTACAATTCAGTTTTTTTCTCTTAAAACATCTTTGAACGTCACGAATCTACGAACCAAAATTCAAACAACTTTCTTCTCTAATCTCCGATAGTGATCATCAAATCGAATTAGACCTAAGGTATGTTTTTCTACTTGTTGATGGACATTAATCCACCATGTCGATCGTCGAATCATCACTTGGAACTCACTAGCCAAGTTTCTTTAAAAAAACACTTAACAACCAAATGACTTAAATAAACACTTTTGAATATATCaatgatcattttataatttttaaattaagtgaccaaaatataaatttactaataatttaatgatcTTAAACaaaatttagttattttaataCATTATTAATAATTGCACTTAAAAAGGTTGTTGAGCAGTAATCAACAAATAATTTACAACTATTAATGCTAGCTGTTCTCCCAAAGGAAAATGTCCACCAAAAAAAGCAGAAGGAATTATTATTGGACTAACTTTATCGgacattaatttaattaaaaataattatttttttatttttacaatattattttgaaaatatttttatcattttatacaaatttaaaatcaatataaatcaacaaagggtaatatttaaacataaaccatcataatttttaaattttatatttaaacaaTTCAACAAAAATATCGTGTAtttctaatataataatttttattaatatagttATACTATTTTTTATCCTCATTAGTATTAATAATTTCCTTTTATATatactagtatatatatatttgtggttGTATATTTCAGTAAAACATGCAAAGTTGGGTATGACATTTAATTTGGGTAACTTTTGCGTTTTAACCCCAATTTAACATAGTTGTGGAAGTAATTGTAATGTAGATCCGTCtacttctttttattatttttaatttattgatattcatatttaatatataaataatttttcaaGATATATGTTTGTATTCAATACGTATTTATATTCAATACGATCTCAATTGGTTTTCTTGCTTGTTATTTTGTTACCCTTTTTTACGTGGAATGGTTGCAATTTCACCCAATTTTTGGGTACTTAAATAAAATATACCAAACGTATGAGTATTAcccataaatttagaatttagtccttttactactagaatttaaaatttagattcaATTGTTAATAATACTATttcttttgttaaaattttagtgCGACCTTTTGACATGAAAAAAAACccacaataataattaaaagtgacaataacaaaataaatttaatagtgttaacaattgaatttaaattttaaaatctaaaaatagagaaattaaattTCTATAAAAAGATTGTGTATTTTAATAGGATACTTAACTACTCTTTTTGGAAGCCTATTTTGTCAAtcactttttttttctattagcaatatcaatttatttattcattggtCAGTTGAATTAAtgtgattttaaaatttatatccgTACTCaatttgatctaattcaataacTCGAttcattattatattaataaatataaaaatatattttataattaagtttaaaattttaaaattaattttattatcatttaaatAATTCAGATAAAATTAGTTCACCCAACCAAAACACAAGCCTCTCTTTGATGAGAATTAAGTTTAataatatattcaaattttatatgatgaataaattagataaatatattttattaataaataaataaaactttatattttataaatgatatcatctttttattcactgtatataaatttatacaatattattatattaaatataaatctaTTATTTGGTATCTggtattatatgtattttattttacaaGCATTCTTAAAAAATAACCttttcataaatatatatttaataatttattataacttataagACATTTGTCAACCTCTATCCTActaatgaaatttaaaaattttactaacAATGCATTAAATATTTTCtcctattataattattaaaccTTAACATCGATGCTTGTGTCATTTTGAGATAATAAATTTCATCTGCTTATGATGAAATAtatatctgtaataaacactcatttaatttttaaaaatacaaaagaaaatctAATGCATAAATGAttggaaaaggaaaaataaaatttagctcagatgaaaggATCATCAAGACAACATCTTACCAATTTCAATCTACCTTTATCAAATAATTACATTTTCTTACATATTGGTGGTGTTATTAAGTCAAATGCAGGTTTCACTGCTGCTGGTGGTGTGATGCGAAAACAAAATGGATATTGGATATTAGGTTTTAATCATTATTTGGGGGAATGTTTAGCTTTTAATGCTAAGTTTTGCATGTCATGGATGGTTTGATTCTTCTTGAAAGACGGGGATTcaataatattttgattcataTTAATAGTTTATTAGATGTGGTTAATGCCCTCCAAGATAGACATTTGGCAATTTCTTCTTCAAGATTATTTAGAAGATTAAATCAGATATTAAAGATATTCCAAGAGAGATGAACCAAGTGGCAGATTGCATAGTCAAAATGATTTCTGACAAAACATTTGAAGTACAAGTATTTGGGAACGTGC from Gossypium arboreum isolate Shixiya-1 chromosome 9, ASM2569848v2, whole genome shotgun sequence includes the following:
- the LOC108457437 gene encoding long-chain-alcohol oxidase FAO1; this encodes MGGKLGKGFMKGGKIEEIEGKKYDHGFSSAEVNTLAAIAEALFPSLPPSSCCFERRENQTISKAVRSFMETSASQSPFPDEAAEMLWKRLFIECVVVVRVVLLLLSTKVGTLLLCGSHCWGKEWPYINGFTSMPLAKREQVLQAWFKHRFFTPFRVAFLYFKVAILFIIFSRVDENGENPAWEAIGYNIDKVENVPNERPLQQGIVETMHVIDSIDLHKLLTEKGLQVTQDPHKNAIKIKCDAVIVGSGCGGGVAAATLASSGLKVVVLEKGSYFGPADYSPFEGPSMEKLYELGGSLPSIDGQFAILAGSTVGGGSAVNWSACIKTPESVLKEWTDECKIPVFGSNEYVSAMDIVCERIGVTEDCEEEGFQNLVLCKGCKNLGFDIEKVPRNSSSRHYCGSCGFGCRRGDKKGTDKTWLVDAVNNGTVILTACKAEKFMLEQNTTMISTRKMKCTGVIATTFNKNITKKLQIEAKVTISACGALHTPLLMYSSGLKNPNIGRNLRLHPVLMSWGYFPDSDSDIEGKAVDGGIITSVHKVLGPNNNVQAIIETPSLGPGQYTALCPWVSGLDFKQRMLKFSRTAHLITIVKDRGSGEVHMGGRVTYKFDATDRENLRAGLRRSLRVLVAAGAVEVGTHRSDGQKLKCKGVSKEELEEFLDTVFSVGGPLFGGDKWMVHTTAHQMGSCKMGRNEKDGGVDENGESWEAEGLYVCDASVLPTAIGVNPMITVMSTAYCLSKRIAAKIQNL